The segment CTTTCATCAAAATCTCCGGTGTTTCATTATTCATGCAGGCCAATAATTTTTCCAAAGTGTTGAGTCGCATGTAGGGACATTCGTTGCAGGCACAGCCGGAATCATTCGGGCCTTCCAGAAATATTTTATCCGGAGAAGCTTTCTGCATCTGGTGAATAATTCCCGATTCCGTCAGTACGATGAATTTTTTGGATGAACTCTTCTGGGTGTAATCGAGCAGGGCCTTGGTAGACCCAATATAGTTCGCCTGATCCAAAATCACCTTTTCACATTCAGGATGGGCAATCACCTCGGCATCGGGGTTTTGCAATTTTAACTGCAGCAATTTTTTTTCATTAAAAGTTTCATGTACGATGCAGACGCCTTGCCAGAGCTTCATCTCACGTCCGGTTTTTTGGATGAGATAGCGGCCCAGGTGACGGTCGGGTCCAAAGAGGATTTCGCGATCTGCGGGGATGGATTGAATCATCTTGAGCGCGTTGCTGGAGGTGCAGATCAAATCGGAGAGGGCCTTAATTTCCGGAGAGGAATTGATATACATCACCACATAGGGATTGTTCAGTTTCTTTTTGAAGTAGGCAAATGCGGCGGGTTGGCAGCTATCCGCTAAAGAGCAGCCGGCCTCCAAATCGGGGAGCAATACTTTTTTGCCGGGATTCAGAATCTTCGCCGTTTCGGCCATGAACTTTACGCCACAAAAAACAATGGTGTCGGCCTTCGTTTTTTCGCAATATTGGGCCAAGGCCAAAGAATCGCCCACACAGTCCGCCAAGTCTTGGATAGCCGCCTCCTGGTAATAATGGGCGACGATCACGGCGTTTAGTCTTTTTTTCTCTTTCAGGATTTCGTCGTTGATATTCATGATTTATTTCAGATAGTAGCTGGACTGGCTTTTGTAAAGGGGACAAAATCAATGCGCATATTCATCACCGGCGCTGCCGGATTTATTGCTTCTCATATTCAAGATGCTTTTCTGGATTTAGGTCATGAAGTGGCGGTGCTCGATAATTTGATTAGTGGCAAGCGTGAAAATATAAATCCCAAATCCAAATTTTACGAGCTGGATATCGTGAATCC is part of the Deltaproteobacteria bacterium genome and harbors:
- the nadA gene encoding quinolinate synthase NadA, with protein sequence MNINDEILKEKKRLNAVIVAHYYQEAAIQDLADCVGDSLALAQYCEKTKADTIVFCGVKFMAETAKILNPGKKVLLPDLEAGCSLADSCQPAAFAYFKKKLNNPYVVMYINSSPEIKALSDLICTSSNALKMIQSIPADREILFGPDRHLGRYLIQKTGREMKLWQGVCIVHETFNEKKLLQLKLQNPDAEVIAHPECEKVILDQANYIGSTKALLDYTQKSSSKKFIVLTESGIIHQMQKASPDKIFLEGPNDSGCACNECPYMRLNTLEKLLACMNNETPEILMKEELRQRAYLPLKRMLEWS